A window of the Henckelia pumila isolate YLH828 chromosome 3, ASM3356847v2, whole genome shotgun sequence genome harbors these coding sequences:
- the LOC140891780 gene encoding probable sugar phosphate/phosphate translocator At2g25520 has protein sequence MGKGGALSEGVVKKIVLSYTYVAIWIFLSFTVIVYNKYILDRKMYNWPYPISLTMIHMGFCSSLAYLLVRVFKAVDPVTMSWDLYLRSVVPIGLLYSLSLWLSNSAYIYLSVSFIQMLKALMPVAVYSIGVMLKKEAFKTETMANMLSISIGVAIAAYGEAKFDSWGVTLQLGAVAFEATRLVMIQILLNSKGITLNPITSLYYVAPCCLVFLSVPWAFVEFPLLKEKSSFHFDYLIFGTNSFCAFALNLAVFLLVGKTSALTMNVAGVVKDWLLIAFSWSVIKDTVTPINLFGYALAFLAVGYYNHLKLQGMKAKEAQKKVQQADEEAGRLLEEKEVQNNDGDPKRNESHT, from the coding sequence ATGGGGAAAGGTGGTGCTTTGAGCGAAGGCGTGGTGAAGAAGATCGTGCTTTCCTACACCTATGTGGCCATTTGGATCTTCCTCTCCTTCACAGTCATCGTCTACAACAAGTACATTCTCGATCGGAAGATGTATAATTGGCCGTACCCGAtctctcttaccatgattcacaTGGGTTTTTGTTCTTCGCTCGCCTATTTACTCGTCCGAGTCTTCAAGGCGGTGGATCCTGTGACCATGTCTTGGGATCTTTATCTGAGATCTGTGGTCCCAATTGGCCTTTTGTACTCTCTCTCCCTCTGGCTTTCCAATTCGGCCTATATTTATCTCTCCGTGTCATTTATTCAAATGCTTAAGGCGCTGATGCCTGTGGCCGTGTATTCCATCGGTGTTATGCTCAAGAAAGAGGCTTTCAAGACGGAGACGATGGCCAACATGCTTTCGATCTCGATTGGGGTCGCGATTGCTGCGTATGGCGAGGCCAAGTTTGATTCTTGGGGGGTTACTCTTCAATTGGGTGCTGTGGCTTTTGAGGCCACCAGGCTTGTCATGATTCAGATCCTGCTTAATTCTAAGGGGATCACGCTCAATCCGATTACTTCTCTTTATTATGTGGCACCATGTTGCTTGGTTTTCTTGTCAGTCCCTTGGGCGTTTGTTGAGTTTCCGTTGTTGAAGGAGAAATCAAGCTTCCATTTTGACTATTTGATTTTTGGGACTAATTCTTTCTGTGCGTTTGCTCTGAATCTTGCTGTGTTTTTGCTTGTTGGGAAGACCTCAGCTTTGACCATGAATGTGGCTGGCGTGGTGAAGGACTGGCTCCTGATTGCCTTTTCTTGGTCTGTGATTAAGGACACTGTGACCCCTATTAACTTGTTTGGTTATGCATTGGCTTTCTTGGCAGTAGGCTATTACAATCACTTGAAGTTGCAAGGCATGAAGGCTAAGGAAGCACAGAAGAAGGTGCAACAGGCTGATGAGGAAGCGGGGAGGTTGTTGGAGGAAAAGGAAGTCCAGAATAACGACGGTGATCCGAAAAGGAATGAGTCTCATACTTGA
- the LOC140887856 gene encoding chaperone protein dnaJ 49 has product MDGNKDEAVKCLKIAKNAMESGDRSRAVKFIDKARRLDPSIEIDGLLSNLNGSQTEKNGPSEFTEENAANLSQSGPRRRVQTGGTQPTSSSSSSTSAAYTEEQVTVVREIKRKKNYYEILGLEKSCSAEDVRKAYRKLSLKVHPDKNKAPGSEESFKMVSKAFQCLSDEERRKQYDLVGSEEPVYERRGGGANGMQGFNGFYDADIDAEEIFRNFFFGGMHPANTANFGGFSFGPRVRVRTGGVDNGSNWPRALIQLLPVILILLVNFMPSSEPIYSLARSYSYDYRFTTPKGVNYYVKSSKFEQQYPPTSQERVAIEQRVEDDYHAYLVQKCRIEWQNLHWGYGRGTPSCDALKHFETPAQ; this is encoded by the coding sequence ATGGATGGAAACAAAGACGAGGCCGTGAAGTGCTTGAAAATCGCCAAAAATGCGATGGAATCGGGGGACAGAAGCCGTGCCGTGAAATTTATTGATAAAGCTCGTAGATTGGATCCATCTATTGAAATTGATGGTTTGTTGTCAAATCTCAATGGATCGCAAACAGAAAAGAATGGCCCTAGTGAATTCACCGAAGAAAACGCGGCTAATCTTTCCCAAAGCGGCCCACGCCGCAGAGTCCAGACAGGTGGGACTCAGCCTACATCTTCCTCCTCATCTAGCACGTCTGCAGCCTACACAGAGGAGCAAGTCACTGTTGTGCGGGAGATTAAGAGGAAGAAAAATTATTATGAGATTTTGGGGTTAGAGAAGAGTTGTAGTGCCGAAGATGTTCGAAAGGCTTATAGGAAATTGTCGCTGAAAGTACACCCTGATAAAAACAAGGCACCAGGTTCGGAGGAGTCGTTTAAGATGGTATCAAAGGCTTTTCAATGTCTGAGCGATGAGGAGAGGCGGAAACAATATGATCTTGTTGGGTCGGAGGAGCCAGTGTATGAGAGGCGAGGTGGTGGTGCAAATGGAATGCAAGGGTTTAACGGTTTTTATGATGCAGATATTGATGCTGAAGAAATTTTTAGGAATTTCTTTTTTGGGGGTATGCATCCGGCAAACACTGCTAATTTTGGTGGGTTCTCGTTTGGACCTAGGGTGAGGGTGAGGACAGGTGGAGTTGACAATGGATCTAATTGGCCGAGGGCTTTGATTCAATTGTTGCCAGTCATACTGATTTTGTTGGTGAATTTCATGCCATCATCAGAACCAATTTATTCTCTCGCAAGGTCCTATTCATATGACTATCGGTTTACTACACCAAAGGGTGTGAATTACTATGTGAAGTCCTCAAAATTCGAGCAACAATATCCACCAACTAGCCAGGAACGCGTTGCAATTGAACAACGTGTTGAGGATGACTATCACGCGTACCTTGTACAGAAATGCAGAATCGAGTGGCAGAACCTTCACTGGGGCTATGGTCGCGGTACACCAAGCTGTGATGCATTAAAGCATTTCGAGACTCCGGCCCAATGA
- the LOC140890668 gene encoding uncharacterized protein At2g34160-like, which translates to MEEITDGVSNINIAGDNPKKNRIQVSNTKKPLFFYVNLAKRYMQQYNEVELSALGMAISTVVSIAEILKNNGLAVEKKIMTSTVEIRDESRGRTVSKAKIEIVLGKTDKFDELMAAADDRAEGVEDQS; encoded by the exons ATGGAGGAGATTACAGACGGAGTGAGCAACATCAACATCGCCGGTGATAATCCGAAGAAGAATCGTATCCAGGTTTCCAACACCAAAAAGCCTCTCTTCTTCTATGTCAATCTAGCCAAG AGGTACATGCAGCAGTACAATGAGGTCGAGCTTTCTGCTCTTGGGATGG CTATTTCTACCGTCGTGAGCATTGCAGAAATCCTCAAGAATAATGGACTTGCAGTTGAGAAGA AGATCATGACCTCCACTGTTGAAATCAGAGATGAATCTAGAGGGCGAACAGTCTCCAAAGCCAAG ATTGAGATAGTGCTGGGGAAGACGGATAAGTTTGACGAATTGATGGCTGCTGCAGATGACAGAGCGGAAGGCGTGGAAGATCAAAGTTAG